Proteins found in one Paenibacillus sp. FSL R10-2782 genomic segment:
- the rfbB gene encoding dTDP-glucose 4,6-dehydratase — translation MKLLVTGGAGFIGSNFVLYMLKHHPDYEIVNIDALTYAGNLENLKSIETHPKHTFVKADITDVQAIDQLMQQGIDVVVNFAAESHVDRSILEPEVFVKTNVLGTQVLLDAAKKYNVTKFVQVSTDEVYGSLGETGLFTEETPLQPNSPYSASKAGGDLLVRAYHETFGLPVNITRCSNNYGPYQFPEKLIPLMISRALSDQQLPVYGDGLNIRDWLYVEDHCSAIDLVIHQGKLGEVYNIGGNNERTNVHIVKTVLEELGKPESLISYVQDRPGHDRRYGIDPTKTMNELGWKPKHSFETGIKETIRWYLDNKEWWTRIQSGEYQQYYAKQYGARLGDA, via the coding sequence ATGAAACTTCTTGTCACCGGCGGTGCCGGGTTTATTGGCAGTAACTTTGTATTGTATATGCTAAAACACCATCCAGATTACGAAATTGTGAATATAGATGCGCTTACGTATGCAGGTAACCTGGAAAACTTGAAATCCATCGAAACTCACCCCAAACATACCTTCGTGAAAGCAGATATTACCGACGTACAAGCGATTGACCAGTTGATGCAGCAGGGAATTGACGTGGTGGTGAATTTTGCAGCGGAGTCACATGTGGATCGAAGTATTTTGGAACCGGAAGTGTTTGTGAAAACAAACGTATTGGGTACGCAAGTGCTCCTGGACGCAGCCAAGAAATATAACGTGACCAAGTTTGTACAGGTATCAACAGATGAGGTGTATGGCTCTCTGGGTGAAACTGGCTTGTTTACGGAGGAAACTCCACTGCAACCTAATAGTCCTTACTCTGCGTCCAAGGCAGGCGGCGATTTGTTGGTTCGTGCATATCACGAAACGTTTGGTTTGCCTGTGAACATCACACGCTGTTCCAACAACTATGGCCCATACCAGTTTCCTGAAAAGCTGATCCCGCTGATGATCTCACGTGCGTTGAGCGACCAACAGCTTCCTGTGTACGGAGATGGTTTGAACATCCGCGATTGGTTGTATGTAGAGGATCATTGTAGCGCAATTGATCTGGTCATTCATCAAGGGAAACTTGGTGAGGTATACAATATTGGTGGAAATAACGAACGGACGAATGTGCATATCGTCAAAACGGTATTGGAGGAGCTGGGCAAGCCAGAATCTCTAATTTCGTATGTGCAGGATCGTCCAGGACATGACCGCCGTTACGGTATTGACCCAACCAAAACGATGAACGAGCTGGGTTGGAAGCCAAAACACTCTTTTGAAACGGGTATTAAAGAAACCATTCGTTGGTATTTGGACAACAAAGAATGGTGGACTCGTATCCAATCCGGCGAATATCAACAATATTATGCTAAGCAGTATGGTGCCCGTCTGGGGGATGCGTAA
- the rfbC gene encoding dTDP-4-dehydrorhamnose 3,5-epimerase: protein MKVIPLKLKGAKIIEPVVHGDHRGFFMESYNEQIMKENGIDHAFIQDNQSLSVETGVIRGLHYQRNPKAQTKLIRVISGAIYDVILDIRKSSPTFGQWLGVILSEHNRRQLLVPKGFAHGFCTLVPNTQVLYKVDEYYSPENDRGILWNDPALGIDWPTSHAILSEKDQKHPVLADADINFD from the coding sequence ATGAAAGTAATTCCTCTGAAACTAAAAGGTGCCAAGATCATTGAACCCGTGGTTCATGGTGATCACCGTGGTTTTTTTATGGAAAGTTACAATGAACAAATCATGAAAGAAAATGGAATTGATCATGCTTTTATTCAGGATAATCAGTCCTTATCTGTAGAAACTGGTGTGATTCGTGGTTTGCATTACCAGCGTAATCCCAAAGCACAGACAAAACTTATTCGTGTGATTTCGGGAGCCATCTACGATGTTATTTTGGATATTCGTAAAAGTTCTCCGACATTCGGTCAATGGCTTGGAGTGATTTTGAGCGAGCATAATAGACGTCAGCTACTGGTGCCTAAAGGCTTTGCTCATGGATTCTGTACGCTTGTTCCCAATACCCAGGTGCTGTATAAGGTAGACGAATATTATTCACCCGAAAATGATCGTGGTATCCTGTGGAATGATCCTGCACTAGGAATTGACTGGCCGACTTCTCATGCAATCCTTTCAGAGAAAGATCAGAAGCATCCGGTTCTGGCTGATGCAGACATTAATTTTGATTAA